From one Sediminitomix flava genomic stretch:
- a CDS encoding DUF2339 domain-containing protein, protein MMNECTACGTQNEADVFLCRSCGKPLMAYADALENVSNKQRVLERELNTKMVELRKELSTLRGFYLNQLEKEKAAFVPKEEEQLELTLADRRNEEIRKVKPQNIAVTPPPIEDKEEERVAEVESEVREQSTFEWKNVLPWLAPISEAFGLLSGIYFRYKKEGKLPILFMTLAGVVAMLFGFGYLMQYALPKFGKWAEVVKVGSGFLSGVAVIVVGFRLFFRDQKYEDFGSALVGLGLALNYLMIYFMSGLGEFPSLSSSLLGFILVVLNTGLGVFLALRLEAKIIAVLFLFGGAYAPFYLSSTENGQLYFLYLWFLTLGAILISERIAWRGLFYLAFLNSVFLLEYSVFEQRPNQLLFVAYDHLFAYLFFFFVVFEKGKLKYNWKTTDLLVLCGSLGFLLFNLYQSLIEQQFILGLLYLGNAAVFGIGLKFLWSRLDNRIKVALLTIISTFVGLAIPALFEHSMMGFFWGLEAVLLMIFGFTFQMKALRKEAWLLFLFAVGKLLYQSSALVTNWELGLAQDSFYNFFALGLLLTIVWRVIEWKKNELEGDEQVWFKVTKEIIPLWAIIVFNVVAFQFMGMWACVLAPIQAVGMFGWHKYFKNKYTAYLSLTSLAVLGIGITNSAMTVGHAYFAGQLMYGKFAMIECFLSLWGLRMIYQLMKMDKKSELYTILYHLWGAFFLLIPVAIIKSVYRHYPEWLSVVASISILIPYAIAKKVKYRAIKTEVYILFVGVCYLFPFKNELNYLVLSLVLVSLILFEKGYNAEKLEKSYYRFLQILTPYLVIVLLSVWQFDNNTEAWIGIGISMSLLAMLYTNKYVAVFKATEHWNYALASVFGLFSAVVLFSNSIWIPILYTVLLVVYVYYMYSVYQRALEDSLRKHFPWTFIVLQLQLISSVLTLLERFHFDAFGALFTLFLGLNAIVLIFIYLRSADKLFVKISIGFFASTLLKVVFYDTIDLAMPQKIMVFIGLGVLLLVASFAYVKLKERMK, encoded by the coding sequence ATGATGAATGAATGTACTGCATGTGGAACGCAAAATGAAGCAGATGTTTTTTTATGCAGATCATGTGGGAAACCATTGATGGCCTATGCTGATGCCTTAGAAAATGTAAGTAATAAACAACGGGTTTTGGAGCGTGAGTTAAATACCAAAATGGTTGAACTTCGTAAAGAACTCAGTACGCTTAGAGGTTTCTATTTAAATCAGCTTGAAAAAGAGAAGGCAGCTTTTGTCCCTAAAGAAGAAGAGCAACTAGAGCTTACCCTTGCGGATCGGAGAAATGAAGAAATACGAAAAGTAAAGCCTCAAAATATAGCAGTAACTCCACCTCCGATTGAAGACAAGGAAGAAGAAAGAGTAGCGGAAGTTGAGTCTGAAGTAAGAGAGCAATCAACATTTGAGTGGAAAAATGTATTGCCTTGGTTAGCTCCTATCTCAGAAGCGTTCGGGCTATTATCGGGTATTTATTTTCGATATAAGAAAGAAGGGAAGCTACCGATTCTCTTTATGACTTTGGCAGGGGTTGTTGCCATGTTATTTGGTTTTGGATACCTCATGCAATATGCTTTACCTAAATTTGGGAAATGGGCAGAGGTCGTGAAAGTTGGTAGCGGGTTCTTATCGGGAGTAGCCGTGATTGTAGTTGGATTTCGATTATTTTTCAGAGATCAAAAGTATGAAGATTTTGGCTCTGCTTTGGTGGGCTTAGGCTTAGCCCTCAATTATCTTATGATCTACTTTATGAGTGGATTAGGAGAGTTTCCTTCTTTGTCATCCAGCCTCTTAGGCTTTATTTTGGTAGTGCTGAATACAGGACTTGGAGTGTTCTTAGCACTTAGACTGGAAGCGAAAATCATAGCTGTATTATTCTTGTTTGGAGGTGCTTATGCGCCATTTTATTTATCCTCTACAGAAAATGGGCAATTGTACTTTTTATACTTGTGGTTTTTAACCTTAGGTGCAATTCTAATTTCAGAACGAATAGCATGGCGAGGACTCTTTTATTTAGCATTTCTGAATTCAGTATTTCTATTAGAATATTCGGTATTTGAGCAGCGACCAAATCAGTTATTATTTGTTGCTTATGACCATCTGTTTGCTTACCTCTTTTTCTTCTTTGTAGTTTTTGAAAAAGGGAAGTTAAAATACAATTGGAAAACTACTGATCTGTTAGTTCTCTGTGGATCTTTAGGCTTTTTACTGTTCAATTTGTATCAGAGTCTGATCGAACAACAGTTCATTTTAGGACTTTTATATTTAGGAAATGCAGCTGTTTTTGGTATAGGTTTAAAGTTCTTGTGGAGCAGACTTGATAACCGAATAAAAGTAGCCTTACTCACAATTATTTCTACTTTTGTAGGCTTGGCAATACCTGCCTTGTTTGAGCATAGTATGATGGGCTTTTTCTGGGGATTGGAAGCCGTACTGCTCATGATTTTCGGTTTTACTTTCCAAATGAAGGCTTTACGAAAAGAAGCGTGGTTACTGTTTCTTTTTGCTGTTGGGAAATTACTTTACCAGAGTTCAGCATTAGTGACCAATTGGGAGTTGGGCTTAGCACAAGATAGTTTCTATAATTTCTTTGCACTTGGGCTCTTACTAACGATTGTTTGGAGAGTGATTGAGTGGAAAAAAAATGAACTGGAAGGAGATGAGCAAGTTTGGTTTAAGGTCACGAAAGAAATCATACCACTTTGGGCAATTATCGTCTTTAATGTAGTAGCCTTCCAATTCATGGGAATGTGGGCTTGTGTATTAGCTCCAATTCAAGCAGTAGGTATGTTTGGATGGCATAAATATTTCAAAAATAAGTATACGGCATATTTATCACTGACTTCATTGGCTGTACTAGGAATTGGGATTACAAATTCAGCCATGACAGTAGGGCACGCTTACTTTGCAGGACAGTTGATGTATGGAAAGTTTGCAATGATTGAGTGTTTCTTAAGTTTGTGGGGCTTAAGAATGATTTATCAGCTCATGAAAATGGATAAGAAAAGTGAGCTTTATACCATTCTATATCATTTGTGGGGAGCCTTTTTCTTACTTATTCCAGTTGCTATTATAAAATCAGTTTATAGGCATTATCCTGAATGGTTGAGTGTAGTTGCTAGTATATCTATATTAATACCGTATGCAATCGCTAAAAAAGTGAAATATAGAGCGATAAAAACCGAGGTATATATTCTATTCGTAGGTGTATGTTATTTATTCCCATTCAAAAATGAGCTAAACTATTTAGTTCTTTCGTTGGTACTGGTTTCACTTATTTTATTTGAAAAAGGATACAATGCTGAAAAGCTAGAGAAATCTTATTATCGTTTTCTACAAATACTCACACCTTATTTAGTAATTGTATTACTCTCAGTATGGCAATTTGACAACAATACGGAGGCTTGGATAGGAATAGGAATCTCAATGAGCCTCTTAGCTATGTTATATACAAATAAGTATGTAGCTGTATTTAAAGCTACAGAACACTGGAATTATGCTTTGGCAAGTGTATTTGGTTTGTTTAGTGCAGTTGTTCTCTTCTCTAACAGTATATGGATACCTATTTTATATACAGTACTATTGGTCGTTTATGTATACTACATGTACTCGGTTTATCAGAGAGCTTTAGAAGATAGTTTGCGTAAGCATTTTCCTTGGACTTTTATAGTACTTCAGTTGCAGCTCATATCTTCAGTACTGACTTTGTTAGAACGATTCCACTTCGATGCATTTGGTGCATTGTTTACCCTCTTTTTAGGTTTAAATGCAATCGTACTTATATTTATTTATTTGAGATCAGCAGATAAGTTATTTGTAAAGATTTCAATCGGATTTTTTGCAAGTACCTTATTGAAGGTGGTATTCTATGATACTATTGATTTAGCGATGCCACAAAAGATAATGGTATTTATTGGCCTGGGAGTATTGCTCTTGGTTGCCTCCTTTGCTTATGTGAAGTTGAAAGAACGAATGAAATAG
- a CDS encoding SIMPL domain-containing protein gives MKKNLSILLLCLMPFFVWAQERHSSDPMIKVEGYATVKQVPKLMNINITISQEDIAYDMAVQKVQEKLSKMKENFKNASLDEELIKATSFRVDERFEYRDGKRKLMGYNAVMDLSVKTEYNAQTSYKAVAALTEDKEFVRFSIGFELSDDQKTALKEEALKKAVADAKAKAQILAEAAGAKLGDLNSIRYGHTDEHYRPSPRAFAKGEVMAMEAQSANMGGNLELNPKEIEISNRVMMKWEIED, from the coding sequence ATGAAAAAGAACTTATCAATACTATTACTATGCTTAATGCCCTTCTTTGTTTGGGCACAAGAGCGTCATTCATCTGACCCTATGATAAAAGTAGAAGGCTATGCTACCGTAAAACAAGTACCCAAACTGATGAACATTAATATCACTATCAGTCAAGAAGATATTGCCTACGATATGGCTGTACAGAAGGTACAAGAGAAGCTCAGCAAAATGAAAGAGAATTTTAAGAATGCGAGCTTAGATGAAGAACTAATTAAAGCTACTTCATTCAGAGTAGATGAGCGTTTTGAGTATCGTGATGGAAAGAGAAAATTGATGGGCTATAATGCAGTCATGGATCTTTCTGTAAAAACAGAATACAATGCACAGACAAGCTACAAGGCTGTAGCCGCACTTACAGAAGATAAAGAATTTGTACGTTTTAGTATTGGTTTTGAGCTTTCTGATGATCAAAAAACAGCTTTAAAAGAAGAAGCTTTGAAAAAAGCAGTAGCAGACGCAAAAGCAAAAGCACAAATTCTGGCAGAAGCTGCAGGAGCTAAACTTGGAGACTTAAACAGCATAAGATACGGACATACAGACGAACACTATAGACCTTCTCCTCGTGCCTTTGCCAAAGGTGAAGTAATGGCTATGGAAGCTCAGTCTGCAAATATGGGTGGAAATCTAGAATTGAACCCAAAAGAGATCGAAATCTCGAATAGAGTAATGATGAAATGGGAAATTGAAGACTAA
- a CDS encoding DnaJ domain-containing protein, translating to MNADYYRLLGLRRGCASEEVKEAYIGFLLKFDQLRIDGELGASEKQQFLEIENAYKVLSDTEKRTAYDRTLDEGENG from the coding sequence ATGAATGCAGACTATTATAGGCTTTTAGGGCTTAGGCGGGGATGTGCATCAGAAGAAGTTAAGGAAGCTTATATTGGTTTCTTACTCAAGTTTGATCAATTGAGGATTGATGGAGAGTTAGGGGCTTCAGAAAAGCAACAGTTTCTAGAAATTGAAAATGCTTACAAAGTGCTTTCAGATACTGAGAAACGAACGGCTTATGACAGAACTCTTGATGAAGGGGAGAATGGTTAA
- a CDS encoding DUF4136 domain-containing protein, whose protein sequence is MKYPKLQTIYLIVASALFFVSCYPDEPDNISELDIVGTTFDPEYDFSEIETYFLPDSVVHIEDLTRSSNNVNITRDIDDVILETVKENLDALGYMELETEDTSQVDVVIQVSAFSTTNTSIFDPYDWWGYWGWYPGWGGYPGYGPGWGYFYPWGPPIIYSYSTGTVLIEMVDPNNPMTNDEEVPLVWLAAINGLLSSNPGSNQNRVVNAINQAFEQSPYLND, encoded by the coding sequence ATGAAGTACCCAAAACTTCAAACTATATACCTAATCGTAGCTAGTGCTCTCTTCTTTGTTTCTTGTTACCCCGATGAACCCGATAATATTTCAGAGCTTGACATTGTAGGGACTACTTTTGATCCCGAATACGATTTTTCAGAAATAGAAACCTACTTCCTTCCAGATTCAGTAGTTCATATCGAAGACTTGACACGTTCGTCTAACAATGTGAATATCACTCGTGATATTGATGATGTCATCTTAGAGACAGTCAAAGAAAATTTAGATGCTCTCGGCTATATGGAGTTAGAAACAGAAGATACTTCTCAGGTGGATGTTGTCATTCAAGTTTCAGCCTTTTCAACCACTAATACCAGTATTTTTGATCCTTATGATTGGTGGGGATATTGGGGATGGTACCCAGGCTGGGGTGGTTATCCTGGCTATGGTCCGGGTTGGGGCTATTTCTATCCTTGGGGACCTCCTATTATTTACTCTTACAGCACAGGAACAGTACTCATCGAGATGGTTGATCCTAATAACCCAATGACCAATGATGAAGAAGTGCCTTTGGTTTGGCTTGCCGCTATCAATGGACTGCTCAGTAGTAATCCTGGCTCAAACCAAAACAGAGTCGTCAATGCAATCAACCAAGCTTTCGAACAATCTCCTTACCTCAATGACTGA
- a CDS encoding outer membrane beta-barrel protein: MKNIIRYTLITFCLAFSIQNSSAQMYSSLTYDVSFPLSHEVIDFIDDTSWRGFTFKVGGEITENIGAGIYSGWYVFNEKVRGEQITTDISTLSGVQFRYINIVPIMADVHYRMANSGDWTPYGSLGIGTYFFKHTTDVGILRISDDEWHFGLAPEVGVAYHLRENSHLLLSIRYNHAFPTKDWNTQSFFQINVGLMWSEW, from the coding sequence ATGAAAAATATAATTAGATATACCCTTATTACTTTCTGTCTGGCTTTCAGCATTCAGAATAGTTCTGCTCAGATGTATAGTTCTTTGACTTATGATGTTTCCTTCCCTCTCAGTCATGAAGTCATTGACTTTATTGACGATACGAGTTGGAGAGGTTTTACATTCAAGGTTGGTGGAGAAATCACAGAAAATATAGGTGCAGGTATTTATTCTGGCTGGTATGTGTTTAATGAAAAAGTAAGGGGAGAACAGATCACAACAGATATAAGTACACTATCGGGCGTTCAATTCCGCTACATTAATATTGTTCCAATTATGGCTGATGTTCACTACAGAATGGCTAACTCTGGCGATTGGACTCCATACGGTTCTTTAGGAATTGGTACATACTTCTTCAAGCACACTACAGATGTTGGTATTCTGAGAATAAGCGATGACGAATGGCATTTTGGGTTGGCTCCTGAAGTTGGTGTTGCTTATCATTTAAGAGAGAATAGTCATCTGCTTCTTAGTATCAGATATAATCATGCATTTCCTACAAAGGATTGGAATACACAATCTTTCTTTCAAATAAATGTAGGTCTGATGTGGTCTGAGTGGTAA
- a CDS encoding energy transducer TonB translates to MRKELIFLFLCLIPSIAFSQNTPSIVYKDVDQPAHFKGGFLELYQYFKDNLEYPQEARDAKIQGNVKLEFVVDKDGSIKNIVIDESLGHGCDEEAVRLLSGSPKWVPAQLNGKAVAQKQTTKIEFLIPDKKLEARGFALKEKEENFEEFEVEEETLDEVFEIVEDPASFEGGVTAFLYWVGRNLKYPQEARRMGVEGKVYIQFIIDKDGSVTDVKTVRGIGAGCDAEAERVIRMSPKWKPGFQRGKPVKQKMVVPINFSLGSSSKKDSK, encoded by the coding sequence ATGCGAAAAGAATTAATTTTTTTATTCCTGTGCTTGATTCCAAGTATAGCTTTTTCACAAAATACACCATCTATTGTTTATAAGGATGTCGATCAACCTGCACATTTCAAAGGTGGTTTTTTAGAACTGTACCAATACTTTAAGGATAACCTTGAATATCCCCAAGAAGCTAGAGATGCGAAGATTCAAGGAAATGTAAAACTTGAATTTGTGGTAGATAAAGATGGTTCAATCAAAAACATTGTGATTGATGAAAGTTTAGGGCATGGTTGTGATGAGGAAGCTGTTAGATTACTAAGTGGTAGTCCTAAGTGGGTGCCTGCTCAATTAAATGGTAAGGCTGTAGCTCAGAAACAAACAACAAAAATCGAATTTCTAATTCCGGATAAGAAACTTGAGGCAAGAGGATTTGCCCTAAAAGAAAAAGAGGAAAACTTTGAGGAATTTGAAGTAGAAGAAGAAACACTAGACGAGGTTTTTGAAATAGTAGAAGACCCTGCCTCATTTGAAGGAGGTGTTACAGCATTTTTATACTGGGTAGGAAGGAATCTGAAATATCCTCAAGAGGCTCGTCGTATGGGAGTAGAAGGGAAGGTTTACATTCAATTTATAATAGATAAAGATGGAAGTGTGACTGATGTTAAGACTGTAAGAGGGATTGGCGCAGGTTGTGATGCAGAAGCTGAAAGAGTGATAAGGATGAGTCCTAAATGGAAACCAGGGTTTCAGAGAGGAAAGCCTGTTAAGCAGAAAATGGTTGTGCCTATAAATTTTTCATTAGGAAGTTCATCAAAGAAAGATAGTAAGTAG
- a CDS encoding M14 family zinc carboxypeptidase — protein MTKYTTLYLFFLLALIGCGQSSDTDFSTRFEKSEGKETATYNETIEYFEKLADTSPFVKLQTFGTTDADKPLHLAIFDFDQDFNFKKSRTKKKAIVFINNGIHPGEPSGIDASMLFYRELIQNDSLRQQLKDIVIASVPIYNIGGAFNRSSFSRANQQGPDAYGFRGNSRNFDLNRDFIKLDSENAKTFTRIYQLIQPDVFLDTHTSNGADYQHIMTLLTGQIEKMGEDVGSYVRSTFEPLLYQEMHEKGFPMVPYVHSLGKTPDTGITAFYDSPRYSTGYSATFHALSFITETHMLKTYKQRVDATYAFIETLIKTTATEKETIKSLREKAITKAKTADEFTLHWEIDTSRYDMIPFKGYTAKYKPSLISGKERLYYDRNEPWEKEIPYYSYYTPVQKIKTPKAYIIPKAWKEVIRRLQVNKVKMSPISEDTTMMVTAYRIADLNTVKSPFEGHYLHYQTKTETIQTEISFKKGDWLIPLNQDRNRFIVEVLEPSAPDSYFNWNFFDTILQQKEWYSSYVFEDLAVQYLEEHPEIRAKLEAKKLEDPAFAENGASQLYFVYKQTPYYEKEHLRYPIFRVEKEALAL, from the coding sequence ATGACAAAATATACAACACTATACCTTTTCTTTTTACTTGCACTTATAGGCTGTGGACAATCTTCTGACACAGATTTTAGCACTCGCTTTGAAAAATCTGAAGGGAAAGAAACAGCAACCTACAATGAAACAATCGAGTACTTTGAGAAATTAGCTGATACAAGTCCATTTGTCAAATTACAGACCTTTGGTACTACCGATGCGGACAAACCTTTACACCTTGCTATTTTTGATTTCGATCAAGATTTCAACTTCAAAAAAAGCAGGACAAAGAAAAAAGCAATCGTCTTTATCAATAATGGGATACATCCTGGAGAACCAAGTGGTATAGATGCGTCTATGCTTTTCTATAGAGAATTAATCCAAAATGATTCTCTACGTCAGCAATTAAAAGATATCGTTATTGCTTCTGTTCCGATCTACAATATTGGTGGAGCTTTTAACCGTAGCAGTTTCAGTAGAGCAAATCAGCAAGGGCCAGATGCTTATGGTTTTAGAGGTAACAGTAGAAATTTCGATCTGAATAGAGATTTCATTAAGCTTGACTCTGAAAATGCAAAGACATTCACACGAATCTACCAACTTATTCAACCCGATGTTTTCTTAGATACACATACCAGTAATGGTGCCGATTACCAGCACATCATGACGCTGCTTACAGGACAAATCGAAAAAATGGGTGAAGATGTAGGTAGCTATGTGCGATCAACTTTTGAGCCTTTATTATATCAAGAAATGCATGAAAAGGGTTTTCCTATGGTTCCTTACGTCCATTCTTTGGGTAAAACTCCAGATACAGGAATTACTGCTTTTTACGATTCACCTAGATATTCGACTGGATATTCAGCGACATTTCATGCGCTTTCTTTTATCACAGAAACACATATGCTGAAAACTTACAAGCAGCGAGTTGATGCGACTTATGCTTTTATTGAAACTCTAATAAAAACTACTGCAACTGAAAAAGAGACGATCAAAAGTCTTAGAGAGAAAGCAATTACAAAGGCTAAAACTGCAGATGAATTTACCTTGCATTGGGAAATTGATACAAGTCGTTATGACATGATTCCATTTAAAGGCTATACAGCTAAGTATAAACCAAGTCTAATTAGTGGAAAAGAACGTTTATACTACGATCGAAATGAGCCTTGGGAAAAAGAAATTCCATACTATAGCTATTACACGCCTGTACAAAAGATAAAGACACCTAAAGCCTACATTATTCCAAAAGCGTGGAAAGAAGTTATCAGAAGGTTGCAAGTCAACAAGGTTAAAATGAGTCCAATTTCAGAGGATACAACTATGATGGTCACAGCTTACAGAATAGCCGACTTGAATACTGTAAAATCTCCTTTCGAGGGTCATTACTTGCATTATCAGACTAAAACTGAAACTATTCAAACGGAGATTTCTTTCAAAAAAGGAGATTGGCTTATCCCTCTGAACCAAGACCGTAATCGTTTCATTGTAGAAGTTTTAGAGCCTTCTGCCCCAGATTCTTATTTCAATTGGAATTTCTTTGACACTATTTTACAGCAAAAAGAATGGTATTCTTCTTATGTTTTTGAAGATTTGGCGGTACAATATTTAGAAGAGCATCCAGAAATCAGGGCTAAACTTGAAGCCAAAAAACTTGAAGACCCTGCCTTTGCTGAAAATGGTGCTTCTCAACTTTATTTTGTTTATAAACAAACACCTTATTACGAAAAAGAGCATTTAAGATATCCTATTTTCAGAGTAGAAAAAGAAGCACTAGCATTATAA